TGCCCGCAACTGGTCGATTTCCCTTTGGTCAAATTTGACGTGAAGACGTCCCGCGAAGTTCTGCCCCTGTCGGTGGTCTTTATCGGCATGATAACATTCAACAACCTGTGCCTGAAACATGTCGGAGTGGCCTTCTACACTGTGGGACGTTCCCTCAGCACTGTATTCAATGTGTTGCTGTCGTATGTGGTCCTGAGGCAGACCACTTCCTTTAAAGCCATATTGTGCTGTGGGATCATTCTAGGTACGTGTGTTCATATTTCACTTAGTCTTTTGAGTAAACGCGTTCGGAAATCTGAACTGGTCTTGGGATTGTAAACGCACACTACCAAAAACAACACACTGAAATGCAACATTCTGCTATTACCACTATCAAACAAATGGCAGTGGAATTAACACTATTTAAAAGTaaccaaatcgtttttttttttaactgagtaCCACAACATCAGAAGACCAATCCACCATTTCCCAATTTCTGGCCACCCCTGTGACCAAACAAGCAACATCCCTTTGTTAAAAGATAtatatttcaaacatttactttgaagactggttagcacatccgcctcacagtccagaggtccagtttgaatctgggctccgcccttcctgtgtggagtttgtttgtTCTCCCGCGTGCCTGCATGGGTGTTCTCCAGGTAATCTGATGGCTCTTGCCAGTCAATGTGGGGCACAAGTGCCGCGAGCACAGCCGGTGCGAAACGCTGGCAATGGGCACCGTACAATACAGTGTCAGCTTATGAAGTGTTTTTTAGCGCCCTTAATTAACGTTTGAACATTATTTTAGGATGCCGGTGTGTCGTTGACTTCAGTACCAACAGTTTGTGACATCAATAAAATCGCCTTCAACATAGTCTGGAAGACGAGTCGGGCGAGCCATTATGCTGTGAAATGCTGCTGGGAACAACTTCTAAATAAAAGCATTCCAAGGCATTGATGTCCATATGTTATTTGGTGAGGTATTATTTTTAAGTCGGCCTTCTTTGGCGTGTTCCTGCCATGGATAGCATGAACAAATGTTGCTGCGGTTAGCTTGACTTCTTCCTGACAATGTACATGCAAATAAGCTGGTAtgcaaggcagaaaaaaatgcctcGAGGATTTTTTTCTAACCGAGGTACCAGAATTACTCAATGAATTGCTTCAGCCCTAATGAAGACACCATCCTGCTTGTCTTGTTTCTCAGGTGGATTCTGGCTTGGTGTGGACCAGGAAAGCATAGCGGGCTCCCTCTCCTGGTCAGGTGTCTTCTTTGGTGTAGTCGCCAGTGCCTGTGTGTCTCTCAATGCCATCTTCACAAAGAAAGTGATGCCTGCAGTGGATGCAAATATATGGAAACTATCCTACTATAACAACATCAATGCATGCATCCTCTTCCTCCCACTCATCCTTGTATTTGGAGAGGTGGGCCGCATTACCAGGTTCAGCCGCCTCACTGATCTGTGGTTTTGGGCCATGATGACACTTGGAGGGGTGTTTGGGTTTGCCATCGGTTATGTCACAGGCTTGCAGATCAAGTATACCAGTCCGCTAACTCACAATGTCTCAGGGACTGCAAAAGCCTGTGCTCAAACTGTTATTGCAGTGTTGTACAACTCCTCCAGTAAATCCATTCTGTGGTGGACCAGTAACATGTTGGTTCTAGGAGGGTCTTCAGCCTACACGTGGATCAAGAGCCGAGAAATGAAGATGAAACCCTCCGGGCCTCAGGATTTCGCCAAAGAAAAATTGATACTTGGAGAGAAAGCAAACACAGGGGTatagtcccccccaccccctcaaaaaaagaaaagaaaagaaaagaaatcataAATCTGAAAatttaattcaacattttgtcTGCTCTTTTTGTACCCATAATGTGAAATGCACTTTTGAAGCCATCTGGGGTTTAATCACACTGGGTTTATACTGTAATTTCAGGTCACTTTGTGTCATGGTGTAaacttttttgtctttaaatTTAACACTGTTGTGGTTCCTTGACACGTGCGAGCCAAATTCACTTCATACTGAGGTTgttactttatttatgctttaaaATAGGCTCACAGCACAAAGCAACAAAATTGACTGAGCatctatcaaaaaaaaaaaccaacttcAACGTAGGTGTACTGTACGTAAAAGTAccaatgtacagtacagtatttatttcggGGGTTATGCTACAATTGCCTTTACAACACTGACTAATCTAGTTATGTTCATGTTCCCGCCTCGGtgtaaaaatattgtatttcatAAACATGAGTATCATTTTCAAATAAcagtgtttgtgttgtttgttgagCACTGACAATGAAATCAACAGTCAGCATATAAATGTCTATTTCAATTGCCCATATTTGTTAGGTTAATTTTTGTGGGGTCAAATCTTTTTTGCGCCCCCTAGTGTCCACGGggagcgtttgtttgtttttgttttggtatataTATTGTATGAAAGAATCAAACAAgacgctgatggtgtagtggtacacttgcgGGACCTGTGTGTGGCCAGTGTGGGATCGGATCCCAGTCAGTGACAAAATTAGAGTGAAAGTAaaagtgtgaatggtcgtttgtctctatatgtgccctgcgactgactggcgaccacttcagggtgtagttTGTCTATCGCCCAAAAAGGCAGCTTCAGCAAATCCctgtgaccctgttcaggataaacaAATTActgtgtggaaaatggatggatggataaatcaaataaaacgttGAATCAAATTACTGTGCTTTTGACTGATTGCTGTTTGGAGATTCTTCTATTTAAAAAGAGATCCTCGCAGCAGTGGCCAACAATACAACAATTGTAACAATGAATCACGTGAGTTATTTTAACTTCGACATGTTTTGACAACGGGCATAtgagcaaataaaaacaaatgaagtaGCTAACACACTCGATGCCACCTTAGCAAAAAGTGCTAAAGTCAATGGGTAAAATGTGCTCAAAATCAGAGAACGCCTGAATTTTAGGCGAGCTCCACCCAGATTGCGTATCTGGCTTGTGTTTTAGTTAAAATTAAAGGTCAAGAGTTAATTCAACTTGGCCAAACATCTTTTGACGAATACTTAGAgctaaaactatttcaagcatggcttcgttattattattattattatatactttTTAAACATAACCCACCCAAATTGATAGTTAGACCCATTGCAACGCGCTTAACAACgaaaattattttgttcagCAACCTCCGGCAAGTGACGTCAATTATAGAAGGCCGAGTACCAGTCAGCCGTTGCaatgcattgttgattgtcccGTTAACTGCTCTCTGCGATGCGCTGTCCACGTTCAGGCAAACCGTTGTTTGAGtgaccaaaagaaaagaatagggcCCGAAAATGGACCAGAAAATTGGAACAAAAAAGTTTCGTTCTCACAATGCGGATTCATTTCACACTGATGACGACGAGCATTCTTGTTGAAACACTTCAAAGACATTGGTTTTCTCAACCGGATTTGAAAAAAAGGTAGATGGGGTAATCATTTCGTAACTCTGGCTGTTTATGAAAACAggagctggttcgccgccctccgggcggctcatcagctagttcctgcggaaggctggtaaggtggtggttcgccgccctccgggcggctcatcagctagttcctgcggaaggctggtaaggtgggccttcggcccacaaaagtgttgttgcttggttcaactttttgttcatcttcattgcttatcgcgaaaataaagagatgtttagctctactaaataactaacaatttcattgcaatgcttgtgggtagacaacattttttcgctaagatgcccgcgatcgtagtgagccactgcctgagcggcgcagtggcggcgcgtgaagtaggtacgttttgaaaagggacagacggaaggacagaccgcgtgcgggacgacgcgcaatatatatatatatagatttgatCCAAAGTATACTAAGTGTAAATTGATGTAATCCTGTACAAACATTTCAAACTATATTAGTGCATGGATGGGAACTTCTGTAATGATTTTGCAACCAACAATGCTGCCGATATAATTTTTGGAGTGGCAAACAATGCAACAGAGCTaccttagcaatgacaatgtaaTACACCAACGCACTTGTAACGTGTGCTCTCAGTGCTAGTGGGAATAGATGGACCAAATAGGTACAGTAATCCCATCGAGCACAATTTACAGCACGGCACAGCATAGAATTGCAAACAATAACTTTAGGCTCATAACTGCTGCCTATACAGTTTACCGTTCTTCTAATCCCGATGGGTGTCGTCTCCACTCCATGTCAGGCTGTTCAGACACAACATTTTCCGCATCCTGAGCATTTGCGCGTACATGTATGGTCCATCATACAACTTTCCAACTATCTCTTCTTCCTCTAactcagtggtgtcaaactcacgtgacattgtgggccacatacggcctcggtagatgtctaCTGGGCCGGAccaaaattataccatactctgctattaataaccaaaataatatagctttcgtttgttttggtctaaaaaaagcacaagaacaagaggagcattttgaaatttaatgaacagatcttttacaaaacatttcatgatgcACCttcgatttccttagacaaatgtgcaattcactttaatcattcacatatatgcattgacATGTCCTTGAAGgcatctgctgtgttgggtctgtctcagtgactgactgagactgctgttgtcttcttctctgatcaaaacagtgtgccccctagcggatactctaTGAATGTCACCTTCATAGGCGTCGGTAGATGTCTACTGGGCCGGAccaaaattataccatactctgctataaataaccaaaataatatagctttcatttgttttggtctacaaaaagcacaagaacaagaggagcattttgaaatttaatgaacagatcttttacaaaacatttcatgacgcACCttcgatttccttagacaaatgtgcaattcacTTTAATctttcacatatatgcattgacATGTCCTTGAAGGCATCTGCtatgttgggtctgtctcagtgactgactgagactgctgttgtcttcttctctgatcaaaacagtgttccccctagcggatactctaTGAATTTCACCttcataaaaatattaattccgtgtctttatatgcattttttttcacttttaaactaTCCTGCGGGActgattgaacctccttggTGTCCAGTTCCTGTCCGCGGGCcctatgttt
This Hippocampus zosterae strain Florida chromosome 4, ASM2543408v3, whole genome shotgun sequence DNA region includes the following protein-coding sequences:
- the slc35c1 gene encoding GDP-fucose transporter 1; amino-acid sequence: MNRTQLKRSSILRMAGVEMVNRDGIEETFLLRAARIAAVVAMYWFVSITMVFLNNHLLDNHDLDAPLFVTFYQCVVTVMLCWLMQLLSAVCPQLVDFPLVKFDVKTSREVLPLSVVFIGMITFNNLCLKHVGVAFYTVGRSLSTVFNVLLSYVVLRQTTSFKAILCCGIILGGFWLGVDQESIAGSLSWSGVFFGVVASACVSLNAIFTKKVMPAVDANIWKLSYYNNINACILFLPLILVFGEVGRITRFSRLTDLWFWAMMTLGGVFGFAIGYVTGLQIKYTSPLTHNVSGTAKACAQTVIAVLYNSSSKSILWWTSNMLVLGGSSAYTWIKSREMKMKPSGPQDFAKEKLILGEKANTGV